ACCGCTTTGATCCGGGAGGGGAGTTCCGCCAGTCCCGTCAGATTCATATAGGGGCCTACGATCTGCAGGGAAGAAGAGAGGATCAGGTTGACCTTCACCTTGTCTTTCAGAGCCAGCAGGGCGCTGATCTTGTTGTTCATCGTCCGGATCGTGGAGGTGATCTTGTATTCCAGTCCTTCCGTCGAGGTGATGGTTGGGATCGTTTTAATCAGGTCGCCGTGGATGAGAACCATCCCCATGAAGGCGTTCTGGAACTTTACCTGGTCCTGTTCAATGTTGCGGATCTGAACCGGATTGATCCCGTAGTTTTGCGCCATCTCCTGATTTTTCCGGGCCGATTCATTCTCTTCGCCGGAGACGTCGTAGAACTGATAATTAAAATAGCGGTTGCCGGCAATACTGTATTCCTGGAGGAGGTCGTGGAGATAACGTTCCAGTGTGTTATAGGGGGCGGGGAGGTTCTTGGTAAAGAAAACCTTGATGGTCAATGGTTCCGAGAGAGTAGAGACCACCTTTCGGCTGGCTCTGGAGAGGGAATAGATGTGGTTGGCCGTCAAGTCGACCCGGAAGAAGAGGCTCGTTGCGGCTATGTTCAGAAGAACAATCACGACGAGGTAGAGAAGAAATTTCGGTCGGAATATTTTATGGAGTACGGCGTTCATCAGGTTTTCTCCTTAATTCATTTCATCGACGGCCAGGTGGGTTCCGTAGAGCATAACGAAGGCAAGACTCAGAAAATAGAGAACATCCCGGGAATCAATGATTCCCCGGGCGATGTTCTGGAAATGGGAATCCGCACTTAAAAACTGGAAGACGCTCAGAAGGGACTTGGGCAGAAAAATGAGCATCTTGTCGAGAAGGGTGAGGGAGAAGCAGACCGCCATCCCGGAAATAAAAGCGATAATCTGATTGTGGGTCAGAGCGGAAGCGAAAAGTCCGATGGCGGAAAAGGCTGCACCTAAGAGAATCGCTCCCACGTATCCCCCGATCAAGGGTCCTACATCAAGATCTCCCAAAAAGGAGATGCATGCACCGTAGGAGAGGGTGGGAAGCAGCATGACTGCCACGAAGGCGACGGCGGCCAGGAATTTTCCGAGGACGATGTCGGTTGAGGAGACCGGCATGGTCAGGAGCAGTTCATAGGAGCCGCTGTTGAACTCCTCGGAAAAGAGACGCATCGTCACCGCGGGGATGACGAAGGAGAAGGTCAGGGGGAGCAGGGAGAAAAAGTTTCGGAGATCGGCCTGGTTGTAGAGGAAAAAGGTGGAAAAGAAAAACCAGCCGGTCAGAACAAGAAAAATCGAAATGACGATATAGGCGATCGGGGAGATGAAATACCCCCCGAATTCTTTTTTAAAAATCTGGGTGACGTTTCGCATTTCATCCCTCCTTTGTGAGTTGCCGGAAGATCGACTCCAGGGTCCGGGTCTTTCGATGGAATTCCAGCAGGCGCCATTCCTGTTTTCGTATGATCTCATAGAGCACCGGACGGAGATCTTTTGCCGTCCGGCAGGTCAGAGAGAAATCGAGGGTTCCGTTCCGGCTGCCGATCCGT
The DNA window shown above is from Deltaproteobacteria bacterium and carries:
- a CDS encoding ABC transporter permease yields the protein MRNVTQIFKKEFGGYFISPIAYIVISIFLVLTGWFFFSTFFLYNQADLRNFFSLLPLTFSFVIPAVTMRLFSEEFNSGSYELLLTMPVSSTDIVLGKFLAAVAFVAVMLLPTLSYGACISFLGDLDVGPLIGGYVGAILLGAAFSAIGLFASALTHNQIIAFISGMAVCFSLTLLDKMLIFLPKSLLSVFQFLSADSHFQNIARGIIDSRDVLYFLSLAFVMLYGTHLAVDEMN